From one Streptomyces sp. Q6 genomic stretch:
- a CDS encoding HGxxPAAW family protein, with protein sequence MADISHGHTPAAWTGVIIAFIGFCVGGAFMVMGNVAGFWAGMALLALAAIVGGIMSAVGLGKPKRAELQMKSSATARPVGSEA encoded by the coding sequence ATGGCGGACATCAGCCACGGACACACCCCGGCCGCCTGGACGGGTGTCATCATCGCCTTCATCGGTTTCTGTGTCGGCGGCGCCTTCATGGTGATGGGCAACGTCGCCGGATTCTGGGCGGGCATGGCCCTGCTCGCCCTCGCGGCGATCGTCGGCGGCATCATGAGCGCGGTCGGCCTCGGCAAGCCGAAGCGCGCCGAGCTCCAGATGAAGTCCTCGGCCACCGCGCGCCCGGTCGGCTCGGAGGCCTGA
- a CDS encoding CoA ester lyase, with the protein MTTRRHTPQNTWPNTPRTTSANTPRTTSQPVHVTWLYAPGDRPDVVAKALGSGADVVLVDLEDAVAPDRKAYALDATAELLADRPEVPVHVRVNALDGPLAEHEVRRLAALPGLGALRLPKVHGPADLARVADWTGEGPEDLPLYALLESALGVEQAYEIASQPSVHGIALGEADLRAELGISDAAGLAWVRGRAVVAARAAQLPPPPQSVYPDIRDTQGLARSCAEGRALGFLGRTAIHPRQLPVIEEAFRPTEAEVAAAEEIVGAAATDAGALALPDGRFVDAAVVAGARRTLSLAGRSAPRPSTV; encoded by the coding sequence ATGACCACCAGGCGGCACACCCCACAGAACACCTGGCCGAACACCCCCCGGACCACCTCTGCGAACACGCCCCGGACCACCTCTCAGCCGGTGCACGTCACCTGGCTGTACGCCCCTGGTGACCGCCCCGATGTCGTCGCCAAGGCCCTCGGCTCGGGCGCCGATGTGGTGCTGGTCGACCTGGAGGACGCGGTCGCCCCGGACCGCAAGGCGTACGCCCTCGACGCGACGGCCGAGCTGCTGGCCGACCGGCCCGAGGTGCCGGTGCATGTGCGCGTGAACGCGCTCGACGGTCCGCTCGCCGAGCACGAGGTACGCCGTCTCGCCGCGCTGCCGGGCCTGGGCGCGCTGCGTCTGCCGAAGGTGCACGGCCCGGCGGACCTGGCGCGGGTCGCCGACTGGACGGGCGAGGGGCCCGAAGACCTGCCGCTGTACGCCCTGTTGGAGTCGGCGCTCGGCGTCGAGCAGGCGTACGAGATCGCGTCCCAGCCGTCCGTCCACGGCATCGCGCTCGGTGAGGCGGATCTGCGCGCGGAGCTCGGCATCTCGGACGCGGCGGGGCTGGCGTGGGTGCGCGGCCGCGCGGTGGTCGCCGCGCGCGCGGCCCAGCTGCCGCCTCCGCCGCAGTCCGTGTATCCGGACATCCGTGACACGCAGGGCCTGGCCCGTTCCTGCGCCGAGGGCCGCGCGCTCGGCTTCCTCGGGCGTACGGCGATCCATCCGCGCCAGCTGCCGGTGATCGAGGAGGCGTTCCGTCCGACGGAGGCGGAGGTGGCGGCGGCCGAGGAGATCGTCGGGGCGGCGGCCACGGACGCGGGTGCGCTCGCGTTGCCGGACGGCCGTTTCGTGGACGCGGCGGTGGTGGCGGGTGCCCGCCGCACGCTGAGTCTGGCGGGGCGCTCGGCGCCCAGGCCGTCCACCGTGTGA
- a CDS encoding ADP-ribosylglycohydrolase family protein, which produces MTTVSLEDRITGALVGAAVGDALGGPVEGWTPEAIAERHGGRVRGIVEPFYKDDWRTARPIAPYHKGDGHVTDDTLMTHALIRVYEKVRDHLDAYSVADHLVPDLITTPRWIPELEAEALPLQRIFLAEKWIVARIHYGHVDPREAGVGNIVNCGAAMYMAPVGAVNAGNPLKAYEEALDVAGAHQSSYGREAAGVFAAAVAAAHKPDATPTTVIDEVLALAKDGTKSAIEAVCEVAGRYDDFEEALKPLRAAVAPFDTVGDEYRKPSLGARRPSRLHAIEELPVALGMLLVGGGDFRHTVLGSVNYGRDCDSIATMSGAIVGALYGESAVPKEWSAEIARASKLDLHCPAASLARITREVYAKDQERRRAHESAFAAITAL; this is translated from the coding sequence ATGACCACCGTTTCGTTGGAAGACCGCATCACCGGCGCCCTCGTAGGAGCCGCTGTGGGCGACGCGCTCGGCGGCCCCGTCGAGGGCTGGACCCCGGAGGCCATCGCGGAGCGCCACGGCGGCCGGGTCCGCGGCATCGTGGAGCCGTTCTACAAGGACGACTGGAGGACGGCGAGGCCGATCGCGCCGTACCACAAGGGCGACGGTCACGTCACCGACGACACTCTCATGACGCACGCGCTGATCCGCGTGTACGAGAAGGTCCGCGACCACCTCGACGCGTACTCCGTGGCGGATCACCTGGTCCCGGACCTGATCACGACTCCGCGCTGGATCCCGGAGCTGGAGGCGGAGGCCCTCCCCCTCCAGCGCATCTTCCTGGCGGAGAAGTGGATCGTGGCGCGGATCCACTACGGCCACGTCGACCCGCGTGAGGCGGGCGTCGGCAACATCGTGAACTGCGGTGCGGCGATGTACATGGCGCCGGTGGGCGCGGTCAACGCGGGCAACCCGCTCAAGGCGTACGAGGAGGCGCTGGATGTCGCGGGCGCGCACCAGAGTTCGTACGGCCGTGAGGCGGCGGGGGTCTTCGCGGCGGCGGTAGCGGCGGCCCACAAACCGGACGCGACACCCACCACGGTGATCGACGAGGTTCTGGCGCTGGCGAAGGACGGGACGAAGTCGGCGATCGAGGCGGTCTGCGAAGTGGCGGGCCGCTACGACGACTTCGAGGAGGCGCTGAAGCCGCTGCGTGCGGCGGTGGCTCCGTTCGACACGGTGGGCGACGAGTACCGCAAGCCGTCGCTGGGGGCGCGGCGCCCGTCGCGGCTGCACGCGATCGAGGAACTCCCGGTGGCGCTGGGCATGTTGCTGGTGGGCGGCGGCGACTTCCGGCACACCGTCCTCGGTTCGGTGAACTACGGCCGGGACTGCGACTCGATCGCGACGATGAGCGGCGCGATCGTCGGTGCGCTGTACGGGGAGAGCGCGGTGCCCAAGGAGTGGAGCGCGGAGATCGCGCGGGCGAGCAAGCTGGACCTGCACTGTCCGGCGGCGTCGCTGGCGAGGATCACGCGTGAGGTGTACGCGAAGGACCAGGAGCGCCGCCGGGCCCACGAGTCCGCGTTCGCGGCGATCACGGCGCTGTGA
- a CDS encoding CoA transferase: MTTPQNHHRPNPPHQPQGPLKGLRVLDLATLFAGPLCATMLGDFGAEVIKVEHPRKPDPSRGHGPSKDGVGLWWKTLGRNKKNLTLDLSSPGGREVLLKLAAESDVIVENFRPGTLEKWHLGWEELSAANPRLVLARVTGFGQFGPYARRPGFGTLAEAMSGFAAITGQPDGPPTLPPFGLADSIAALATSYAIMAALRGRDTTGRGQVVDMAIIEPMLAILGPQATWYDQLGYVQPRTGNRSTNNAPRNTYRTSDGLWVAVSTSAQSIAERVMRLVGRPEFIEEEWFGSGAGRAAHADELDEAVGGWIAAHTRDEVVAAFERAEAAIAPIYDVRDVMRDEQYRALGSITELPDPDLGTVKMQNVLFRLSETPGAIRWTGREHGADTDEVLDGLGLTEADIVALRKAGAV, encoded by the coding sequence ATGACGACCCCTCAAAATCACCACCGGCCGAACCCTCCGCACCAACCCCAGGGCCCCCTGAAGGGCTTGCGCGTCCTGGACCTGGCCACTCTCTTCGCGGGTCCGCTCTGCGCCACGATGCTCGGCGACTTCGGCGCCGAGGTCATCAAGGTGGAGCACCCGCGCAAGCCGGACCCGTCGCGCGGCCACGGCCCGTCGAAGGACGGCGTGGGCCTGTGGTGGAAGACGCTGGGCCGCAACAAGAAGAATCTCACCCTGGACCTCTCCTCCCCCGGCGGCCGCGAGGTCCTGCTCAAGCTGGCGGCCGAGTCGGACGTGATCGTCGAGAACTTCCGTCCGGGCACCCTGGAGAAGTGGCACCTCGGCTGGGAGGAGCTGTCGGCGGCGAACCCCCGCCTGGTCCTGGCGCGTGTCACCGGCTTCGGCCAGTTCGGCCCGTACGCCCGCCGCCCCGGATTCGGCACGCTCGCGGAGGCCATGTCGGGCTTCGCGGCGATCACGGGCCAGCCGGACGGCCCGCCGACGCTCCCTCCGTTCGGCCTCGCCGACTCCATCGCCGCGCTGGCCACCTCGTACGCGATCATGGCGGCGCTGCGCGGCCGGGACACGACCGGGCGCGGCCAGGTCGTCGACATGGCGATCATCGAGCCGATGCTGGCGATCCTCGGCCCGCAGGCCACGTGGTACGACCAGCTCGGCTACGTCCAGCCGCGCACCGGCAACCGTTCGACGAACAACGCGCCGCGCAACACGTACCGCACCAGCGACGGCCTGTGGGTGGCGGTCTCGACCTCGGCCCAGTCGATCGCGGAGCGCGTGATGCGTCTCGTGGGGCGGCCCGAGTTCATCGAGGAGGAGTGGTTCGGGTCGGGTGCGGGCCGCGCCGCTCACGCGGACGAACTGGACGAGGCGGTCGGCGGCTGGATCGCGGCCCACACCCGGGACGAGGTCGTGGCGGCCTTCGAGCGGGCGGAGGCGGCGATCGCCCCGATCTACGACGTCCGTGACGTGATGCGGGACGAGCAGTACCGGGCGCTGGGTTCCATCACCGAACTCCCGGACCCGGACCTCGGCACGGTCAAGATGCAGAACGTCCTGTTCCGCCTCTCCGAGACCCCCGGGGCCATCAGGTGGACGGGCCGGGAGCACGGCGCGGACACCGACGAGGTCCTCGACGGCCTCGGTCTGACGGAGGCGGACATCGTGGCGCTGCGAAAGGCCGGTGCGGTATGA
- the trpB gene encoding tryptophan synthase subunit beta, translating into MPSEYFIPDPEGRIPSAEGYFGAFGGKFIPEALVAAVDEVAVEYEKAKNDPEFARELDDLLVNYTGRPSSLTEVPRFAEHAGGARIFLKREDLNHTGSHKINNVLGQALLTKRMGKTRVIAETGAGQHGVATATACALFGLECTIYMGEIDTERQALNVARMRMLGAEVIAVKSGSRTLKDAINEAFRDWVANVDRTHYLFGTVAGPHPFPAMVRDFHRVIGVEARRQILERAGRLPDAAIACVGGGSNAIGLFHAFIPDTDVRLIGCEPAGHGIETGEHAATLSAGNPGILHGSRSYVLQDEEGQITEPYSISAGLDYPGIGPEHAYLKDSGRGEYRAVTDDAAMQALRLLSRTEGIIPAIESAHALAGALEVGTELGADGLIIVNLSGRGDKDMDTAARYFGLYDTDASVAADAEGEQAEIEGDAK; encoded by the coding sequence ATGCCCAGCGAGTACTTCATCCCCGACCCCGAAGGTCGGATCCCCAGCGCCGAGGGGTACTTCGGCGCGTTCGGCGGCAAGTTCATCCCGGAGGCGCTCGTCGCCGCCGTGGACGAGGTCGCCGTCGAGTACGAGAAGGCCAAGAACGACCCGGAGTTCGCCCGCGAGCTCGACGACCTCCTCGTGAACTACACCGGCCGCCCCAGCAGCCTCACCGAGGTGCCCCGGTTCGCCGAGCACGCCGGTGGCGCCCGGATCTTCCTCAAGCGTGAGGACCTGAACCACACCGGCTCGCACAAGATCAACAATGTGCTCGGCCAGGCGCTGCTCACCAAGCGCATGGGCAAGACCCGCGTCATCGCCGAGACCGGCGCCGGCCAGCACGGCGTCGCCACGGCCACCGCCTGCGCCCTGTTCGGCCTCGAATGCACCATCTACATGGGCGAGATCGACACCGAGCGGCAGGCCCTGAACGTGGCCCGCATGCGCATGCTCGGCGCCGAGGTCATCGCCGTGAAGTCCGGCAGCCGCACCCTCAAGGACGCCATCAACGAGGCGTTCCGCGACTGGGTCGCCAACGTCGACCGCACGCACTACCTCTTCGGCACCGTCGCGGGACCGCACCCCTTCCCGGCGATGGTCCGCGACTTCCACCGCGTCATCGGCGTCGAGGCCCGCCGCCAGATCCTGGAGCGCGCCGGGCGGCTCCCCGACGCCGCGATCGCCTGCGTCGGCGGCGGCTCCAACGCCATCGGCCTGTTCCACGCGTTCATCCCGGACACCGACGTCCGCCTCATCGGCTGCGAGCCCGCCGGCCACGGCATCGAGACCGGCGAGCACGCCGCGACGCTCAGCGCGGGCAACCCGGGCATCCTGCACGGCTCCCGCTCCTACGTCCTCCAGGACGAGGAGGGCCAGATCACCGAGCCGTACTCGATCTCGGCCGGTCTGGACTACCCGGGCATCGGCCCGGAGCACGCCTACCTCAAGGACAGCGGACGCGGCGAGTACCGCGCGGTGACCGACGACGCGGCCATGCAGGCGCTGCGCCTGCTGTCCCGTACCGAGGGCATCATCCCGGCCATCGAGTCGGCGCACGCCCTCGCGGGCGCCCTGGAGGTCGGCACGGAGCTGGGCGCGGACGGGCTGATCATCGTCAACCTGTCGGGTCGCGGCGACAAGGACATGGACACCGCCGCACGCTACTTCGGGCTCTACGACACGGACGCGTCCGTCGCCGCGGACGCCGAGGGCGAGCAGGCCGAGATCGAGGGGGACGCCAAGTGA
- the trpC gene encoding indole-3-glycerol phosphate synthase TrpC, whose amino-acid sequence MSVLDEIIDGVRADLAERQASVSLDELKERAAKAPAAKDGVAALRGDGVKVICEVKRSSPSKGALAMIADPAALAADYEAGGAAVISVLTEQRRFGGSLADLEAVRAKVDIPILRKDFIVTSYQLWEARAYGADLALLIVAALDQPALESLIERAESIGLTPLVEAHDEDEVERAVDAGAKIIGVNTRNLKDLTVDRGTFERVAPEIPDHIVKVAESGVRGPHDLIAYANAGADAVLVGESLVTGRDPKSAVADLVAAGAHPALRHGRS is encoded by the coding sequence GTGAGTGTGCTCGACGAGATCATCGACGGAGTCCGTGCCGACCTCGCGGAACGGCAGGCGAGCGTCAGCCTCGACGAGCTCAAGGAGCGCGCGGCGAAGGCTCCAGCCGCCAAGGACGGTGTCGCGGCCCTGCGCGGCGACGGCGTCAAGGTCATCTGTGAGGTCAAGCGGTCCAGCCCCTCCAAGGGCGCCCTCGCGATGATCGCCGACCCCGCCGCCCTCGCCGCCGACTACGAGGCGGGTGGCGCGGCCGTCATCTCCGTACTGACCGAGCAGCGACGCTTCGGCGGCTCGCTCGCCGACCTCGAAGCGGTCCGCGCCAAGGTCGACATCCCGATCCTGCGCAAGGACTTCATCGTCACCTCGTACCAGCTGTGGGAGGCCCGCGCGTACGGCGCCGACCTCGCCCTGCTGATCGTGGCGGCCCTCGACCAGCCCGCCCTGGAGTCCCTCATCGAGCGCGCCGAGTCCATCGGTCTCACGCCGCTCGTCGAGGCGCACGACGAGGACGAGGTGGAGCGGGCCGTGGACGCCGGCGCCAAGATCATCGGCGTCAACACCCGGAACCTGAAGGACCTCACCGTCGACCGCGGCACCTTCGAGCGCGTCGCCCCGGAGATCCCGGACCACATCGTCAAGGTCGCCGAGTCCGGCGTCCGCGGCCCGCACGACCTGATCGCGTACGCCAACGCCGGCGCCGACGCCGTCCTCGTCGGCGAGTCCCTCGTCACCGGCCGCGACCCGAAGTCCGCGGTCGCCGACCTGGTCGCCGCCGGCGCCCACCCGGCCCTGCGGCACGGCCGGAGCTGA
- the lgt gene encoding prolipoprotein diacylglyceryl transferase, whose product MELAYIPSPSRGVLYLGPIPLRGYAFCIIIGVFVAVWLGNKRWIARGGRAGTVADIAVWAVPFGLVGGRLYHVITDYELYFSEGRDWVDAFKIWEGGLGIWGAIALGAVGAWIGCRRRGIPLPAWADALAPGIALAQAFGRWGNWFNQELYGRETDLPWALKITSDTDGRVPGLYHPTFLYESLWCIGVAVLVIWADRKFRLGHGRAFALYVASYCVGRFWIEYMRVDDAHHIFGMRLNNWTAIFVFVLAVVYLVLSAKMRPGREEIVEPRASEDGDGSSGGSVDGSVDAGSSADGASADGAEAGSADADAAEGSEKSGGGESVTLGKGDMENAKDEAEAKNG is encoded by the coding sequence ATGGAACTTGCCTACATCCCCAGCCCGTCGCGCGGGGTCCTCTACCTCGGACCGATCCCGCTGCGCGGCTACGCGTTCTGCATCATCATCGGCGTCTTCGTGGCCGTCTGGCTCGGCAACAAGCGCTGGATCGCCCGCGGCGGGCGGGCCGGCACGGTCGCCGACATCGCCGTCTGGGCGGTGCCGTTCGGCCTGGTCGGCGGGCGGCTCTACCACGTGATCACGGACTACGAGCTGTACTTCAGCGAGGGCCGCGACTGGGTGGACGCCTTCAAGATCTGGGAGGGCGGCCTCGGGATCTGGGGCGCGATCGCGCTCGGCGCGGTCGGTGCCTGGATCGGCTGCCGCCGCCGGGGCATCCCGCTCCCCGCGTGGGCCGACGCGCTGGCACCCGGCATCGCCCTCGCCCAGGCCTTCGGCCGCTGGGGCAACTGGTTCAACCAGGAGCTGTACGGCCGGGAGACCGATCTGCCGTGGGCGCTGAAGATCACCTCGGACACGGACGGGCGGGTGCCGGGCCTCTACCACCCGACCTTCCTGTACGAGTCGCTGTGGTGCATCGGCGTCGCCGTGCTCGTCATCTGGGCCGACCGGAAGTTCCGGCTCGGGCACGGGCGTGCCTTCGCGCTCTACGTCGCCTCGTACTGCGTGGGCCGGTTCTGGATCGAGTACATGCGCGTGGACGACGCGCACCACATCTTCGGGATGCGGCTCAACAACTGGACCGCGATCTTCGTCTTCGTGCTCGCCGTGGTCTACCTGGTGCTGTCGGCGAAGATGCGGCCGGGGCGTGAGGAGATCGTCGAGCCTAGGGCGTCCGAGGACGGCGACGGATCGAGTGGCGGATCGGTGGACGGATCGGTGGACGCCGGCTCGTCGGCGGATGGTGCGTCGGCGGATGGTGCGGAGGCCGGGTCGGCCGACGCCGACGCGGCCGAGGGCTCCGAGAAGTCCGGTGGTGGTGAGTCCGTGACCTTGGGCAAGGGCGACATGGAGAACGCCAAGGACGAGGCCGAGGCCAAGAACGGCTGA
- a CDS encoding DsbA family protein, producing MSEKNREGKRAARDRLAAEREKQKAAEKRRRTLVVGAAVVCVLGLAAVIGVVAANSGDDSSGDTSSGPVVAPKGADGDDQLAIPVGKDTAKSTLTIWEDFRCPACKSFETNYRTVLHELADSGKAQIQYHLVTLIDGNLGGTGSLRAGNAAACAQEAGKFRDYHDVLYENQPEETDDAYAKNSKLIELAGKVDGLVTDTFTSCVNDGTHDSWVQKTYKKFQDEKISATPTVILNGTTLDLNTLTPDKLKQQVEEAAK from the coding sequence GTGAGTGAGAAGAACCGTGAGGGAAAGCGCGCGGCCCGCGATCGGCTTGCCGCGGAGCGCGAGAAGCAGAAGGCCGCGGAGAAGCGGCGCCGGACGTTGGTGGTGGGCGCGGCCGTCGTCTGCGTACTGGGACTTGCCGCGGTGATCGGTGTGGTCGCCGCGAACTCGGGCGACGACAGTTCCGGCGACACGTCGTCGGGCCCGGTCGTCGCGCCGAAGGGAGCGGACGGCGACGACCAGCTCGCCATCCCCGTGGGCAAGGACACCGCCAAGTCGACGCTCACGATCTGGGAGGACTTCCGCTGCCCGGCGTGCAAGTCCTTCGAGACCAACTACCGCACGGTGCTGCACGAGCTGGCCGACAGCGGCAAGGCGCAGATCCAGTACCACCTCGTCACGCTCATCGACGGGAACCTCGGCGGCACGGGCTCGCTCCGCGCGGGCAACGCGGCGGCGTGCGCACAGGAAGCCGGCAAGTTCCGCGACTACCACGACGTGCTGTACGAGAACCAGCCGGAAGAGACGGACGACGCGTACGCCAAGAACAGCAAGCTGATCGAGCTGGCCGGGAAGGTCGACGGCCTGGTCACCGACACCTTCACGTCCTGTGTGAACGACGGGACGCACGACAGCTGGGTGCAGAAGACCTACAAGAAGTTCCAGGACGAGAAGATCTCGGCGACGCCGACGGTGATCCTGAACGGCACGACCCTCGATCTGAACACGCTGACGCCGGACAAGCTGAAGCAGCAGGTGGAGGAAGCGGCCAAGTAG
- a CDS encoding DUF2752 domain-containing protein, with protein MHRVTVETRDTGTARTTTLRGLAVPLGVLAGVAAAFAYVGAVDPNEPGHYPACPLLRATGIYCPGCGGLRGAHALVHGDLTAALGANALAVAGYAVLAVVWTVWAVRAARGKPLGLALGRPQLWAVGAVVLVFTVVRNLPLGGFLHP; from the coding sequence ATGCACCGGGTGACCGTCGAGACGCGCGACACCGGCACCGCCCGCACCACGACGCTGCGCGGGCTCGCCGTGCCGCTCGGCGTGCTCGCCGGGGTCGCCGCGGCCTTCGCGTACGTCGGCGCCGTCGACCCGAACGAACCGGGCCACTACCCGGCCTGCCCGCTCCTGCGGGCCACGGGGATCTACTGCCCCGGCTGCGGCGGACTGCGCGGCGCCCACGCCCTCGTGCACGGCGACCTGACCGCGGCGCTCGGGGCCAACGCCCTCGCCGTCGCCGGCTACGCGGTTCTCGCCGTGGTGTGGACGGTGTGGGCCGTGCGCGCGGCGCGCGGCAAGCCGCTCGGCCTCGCTCTCGGCCGCCCCCAGCTGTGGGCCGTCGGCGCCGTGGTGCTCGTCTTCACCGTTGTCCGGAACCTGCCCCTCGGTGGCTTCCTGCACCCTTGA
- a CDS encoding ADP-ribosylglycohydrolase family protein, producing MLRLTWVQPEDLIGHELRQAAQDGRDAAAIEARWTAAGGHLAPPRAGASATPPNAELKLLATELLAELAAMTPPPTAVDEPTDLEAIKAACPAWPTARTPSAAYGTKALHAAWLGRAAGCLLGKPVEKLPLKGIRALARATGNWPLRGWFTEVGLDRETAAAYPWNRRSAPTSLAENIDGMPEDDDLNYPLLALLLLRRHGAGFTTEDVAKLWLDELPAGRTFTAERVAYRNLLDGLEPPATAVHRNPFREWIGAQIRADVFGWTNPGDPGRAAEQAHRDAVLTHTANGVYGEMFTAAVIAAAASGTTDVHGALRAGLAVVPPRSRYAKAIDLGIRLAAEHSDFDRVADELHAVYADHHWVHVLPNAALLAAALTHADGDFGASVCRAVEGGWDTDSNGATAGSIAGLLAGDPDALGEAWTAPLKNRLATTVGGFDGIGFDELARLTLEART from the coding sequence ATGCTCCGCCTGACCTGGGTCCAGCCCGAGGACCTGATCGGCCACGAACTGCGCCAGGCGGCGCAGGACGGCCGGGACGCCGCCGCGATCGAGGCGCGCTGGACGGCGGCGGGCGGCCACTTGGCGCCGCCCCGGGCCGGCGCTTCAGCGACACCGCCGAACGCGGAACTGAAACTGCTGGCCACGGAGTTGCTCGCGGAACTGGCGGCGATGACCCCGCCCCCCACGGCAGTGGACGAGCCCACGGACCTGGAGGCGATCAAGGCGGCCTGCCCTGCGTGGCCCACCGCGAGGACGCCCTCGGCCGCGTACGGCACGAAGGCACTGCATGCGGCATGGCTGGGCAGGGCGGCAGGCTGCCTCCTGGGCAAGCCGGTGGAGAAGCTCCCTCTCAAGGGCATCCGAGCCCTGGCGCGGGCCACGGGCAACTGGCCGCTGCGCGGCTGGTTCACGGAGGTGGGCCTGGACCGGGAGACGGCCGCGGCGTACCCCTGGAACCGCCGCAGCGCGCCCACCTCGCTCGCCGAGAACATCGACGGTATGCCGGAGGACGACGACCTCAACTACCCGCTCCTGGCGCTGCTCCTGCTCCGGCGGCACGGTGCCGGCTTCACCACCGAGGATGTGGCGAAGCTGTGGCTGGACGAGCTCCCGGCGGGCCGTACGTTCACGGCGGAGAGGGTCGCGTACCGCAATCTCCTCGACGGCCTGGAGCCCCCCGCGACGGCGGTGCACCGCAACCCGTTCCGGGAGTGGATCGGCGCGCAGATCCGGGCCGACGTCTTCGGCTGGACGAACCCGGGCGACCCGGGGCGGGCGGCCGAGCAGGCGCACCGGGACGCCGTCCTGACGCACACGGCGAACGGCGTGTACGGGGAGATGTTCACGGCGGCGGTCATCGCGGCGGCGGCGTCGGGCACGACGGACGTGCACGGGGCGCTGCGGGCGGGCCTCGCGGTCGTGCCGCCGCGGTCGCGCTACGCGAAGGCGATCGACCTGGGCATCCGCCTGGCCGCGGAGCACAGCGACTTCGACCGGGTGGCGGACGAACTGCACGCCGTCTACGCCGACCACCACTGGGTGCACGTCCTGCCGAACGCGGCGCTCCTGGCCGCGGCGCTCACCCACGCGGACGGCGACTTCGGCGCCTCCGTCTGCCGTGCGGTGGAGGGCGGTTGGGACACGGACTCGAACGGCGCGACGGCCGGCTCGATCGCGGGCCTGCTGGCGGGGGACCCGGACGCGCTCGGCGAGGCGTGGACGGCCCCGTTGAAGAACCGCTTGGCGACCACGGTGGGCGGTTTCGACGGCATCGGCTTCGACGAACTGGCCCGGCTCACTCTGGAGGCCCGCACATGA
- the trpA gene encoding tryptophan synthase subunit alpha, with protein sequence MSGNIQLLNDTLAGAKAEGRAALIAYLPAGFPTVDGGIEAIKAAFDGGADVVEVGFPHSDPVLDGPVIQTADDIALRGGLKIKDVMRSVREAHEATGKPVLVMTYWNPIYIYGVERFTAELAEAGGAGCILPDLPVQESAVWREHADKHGLGTVFVVAPSSKDERLATITAAGSGFVYAASLMGVTGTRESVGNQAQDLVRRTKATTDLPVCVGIGVSNAQQAKEVAGFADGVIVGSAFVKRMLDAEDEKAGIDGVRALAAELAAGVRGHA encoded by the coding sequence GTGAGCGGCAACATCCAGCTGTTGAACGACACCCTCGCCGGCGCGAAGGCCGAGGGGCGCGCCGCGCTCATCGCCTACCTGCCCGCCGGCTTCCCCACCGTCGACGGCGGCATCGAGGCGATCAAGGCCGCCTTCGACGGCGGCGCCGACGTCGTCGAGGTCGGGTTCCCGCACTCCGACCCGGTGCTCGACGGCCCGGTCATCCAGACCGCCGACGACATCGCGCTGCGCGGCGGCCTCAAGATCAAGGACGTCATGCGCAGCGTCCGCGAGGCGCACGAGGCCACCGGCAAGCCGGTCCTCGTCATGACGTACTGGAACCCGATCTACATCTACGGCGTCGAGCGGTTCACCGCCGAGCTCGCCGAGGCGGGCGGTGCGGGCTGCATCCTGCCCGACCTGCCCGTACAGGAGTCGGCGGTCTGGCGCGAGCACGCCGACAAGCACGGTCTCGGGACCGTCTTCGTCGTCGCGCCCAGCAGCAAGGACGAGCGCCTGGCCACCATCACGGCGGCCGGCTCCGGCTTCGTCTACGCCGCCTCCCTCATGGGCGTCACCGGCACCCGCGAGTCCGTCGGCAACCAGGCCCAGGACCTCGTACGCCGTACGAAGGCCACCACCGACCTGCCCGTCTGCGTCGGTATCGGCGTCTCCAACGCCCAGCAGGCCAAGGAGGTCGCCGGCTTCGCCGACGGCGTCATCGTCGGCTCCGCGTTCGTCAAGCGGATGCTGGACGCCGAGGACGAGAAGGCCGGGATCGACGGGGTGCGCGCCCTCGCCGCGGAACTCGCCGCCGGCGTGCGCGGTCACGCATAG
- the trpM gene encoding tryptophan biosynthesis modulator TrpM codes for MPISARLAPGCRPRGCRAPARRVRGRRVRYHIGSEPGQINGMRWQAPR; via the coding sequence ATGCCGATCTCCGCCCGCCTCGCCCCCGGCTGCCGCCCTCGCGGCTGCCGGGCCCCGGCGCGCCGCGTACGAGGTCGCAGGGTCAGGTACCACATCGGCAGCGAGCCCGGTCAGATCAACGGCATGCGATGGCAGGCGCCCCGCTAG